From Prevotella sp. oral taxon 299 str. F0039:
CTTCGTTTTGGTGAGGGAAAATTTGCCACTCACTGGGGTGGACGATATATTTGGCAGTTAAAAGATTCACGTGAACTATTGGTATGTTGGAAAGAAACAGATGAAAATCCACGTGTAGTTGAAGAAGAAATGATCGCTCAATTCAAGAAAGAACATGGTGGTAAACGACCTTTTGCCAACTTGAAAGACTAAAACGGACGATGAAAAAACTCTACAAAGATATTTTGCTTGGGCTATTTACGAGTATCATTATCGTGGGTATAATTTATGGTTCTAACCTTTATTTTTCTTTGCAGGAGTCTAAACAAAGGCAAGAAAGGCATAAGCAGGAAGAAGAACGTAGAGAAAAGATAAAGAAATATCGTGAAATTTTGGAAAAACAACGTGATAGTATAAGAGTTAGTGGAAAACTTCAACATCCACATAGCATTGAAGACTATGATCTAAATGATGACCAAGATCTTTACGATAACCCCGATTTTGATGACTAATACCAGGAGAAGAATACGATGAGGAATTTGTAGACCGAACAACTGGCGATCCTGAATTATATGATTAACCATTAATAATGGCTATAATCTTTTGCTCCAACATAACAATGAGTGGCGAAGTATATTAATAACTAAAGTTTCCCACCCCCTTAAAACACTGGTTTTCCCCATTCATCTTTGCCAGTTACGCCCCATATTCATTGAGCTTTAACACACGGCTAAGATTTTCTCTATTTTTTCTTCCATAACAGTTTCGTTGTTTTGTCTTTAAAATCAGTTGTTTATAGATTACTAATTTACAAAGGAAATTCGACAAACTGTTGTTTTTCAATCTATTTATTGGGGTGGGAAACTTTAGTAATATTATTTATTTCAGGTTATAGTTCGCCTATTCTTCCACCAAGAAAATTCTACTTTGAAGGCGGTGTTCAGAGAAAGCTTTTATGCCCACACTCATCAAATAGTCACCCGAGAAAGTGCCCACTTCGATGTCTTTGCCATCGTAGCGATTAATTTCTTTCACCTTATACATCTTGTTTGCCTGCAATCCTTGTAGTTTTAGGCGGGTAGACTCAGCGGTGCTATATCGTGGGAAGATGTCGAATGCAAACACCACAGCACGTTTTTGTGCCTCGTCTACATACATAGTGGCAGTGTGAGTGTTGCTATATGGTGACACAAGACGATAGAGGTCGCCTTTGAAAATGATGTCTTTAAAGCCGTTATACGCCTTTACTGCGTTCTTACAGAAGTCGGCATCGGCCTTAGGAAGGGTAGAGAAGTTGAGGTCGAAGCCCATTTTGCCCATCATTGCCACATCAACTTTAAATTTAAGGTCAACCTTTCGGTTCCATTCTGTTACGTGAGCGCAAATGGTTTTGGCAGGGAAGATGTGCGAAAAGCCCCATTGAATGTAGAGACGATCAATAGGATCGGTGTTGTCGCTCGCCCAAAATTCGGTGAAATAGCGCAACGCCTCGTAGTCGGTACGACCGCCACCGCCCGAGCAAAGCATCATAGGAATCTTAGGATATTTAGCCTTTAGTCGGTCGAGCACTTTGTAAAGTCCTTTCACATAGTCGACAAATAGGTGCGACTGGTGCTCTTTCTCGTAATTAGAGTAGATGTTAGTGAGTGGACTATTGCAGTCCCATTTAAAATAAGCAATGTCTGGACAGGTAGTAAGAAGTCCATCAACGATGTCGTAAACATAGTTTTGTACCTCAGGATTACTAAGGTCTAACACCAATTGATTTCTGAAATAGTAACGCTCTCTGTCGTTCCATGCCACCACCCAGTTAGGGTGTTTCTCCATCAACTCACTCTTTGGATTAATCATTTCAGGTTCAATCCACAAGCCAAACTTAACGCCTTGTTGTTTAGCAGCATCGGTTAAAGCCTTAATTCCGTTAGGAAGTTTCTTTTTATTAGGTTGCCAATCGCCCAAACCTGCTTTGTCGTCGTTGCGTGGATGCTTGTTTCCAAACCAGCCATCGTCGAGCAAAAACATATCTACTCCTAACGATTTTGCCTCGCTAATCAAATCAACAATCTTCTTTTCGTTAAAGTCAAAGAACGTAGCTTCCCAGTTATTCAATAGTGTTAGGCGGTCGCCTTCGCCATCTTTCACACGATATTTGCGTGCCCAGTTGTGCAAGTTTCTACTTGCTTTGCCCGTTCCTTCATCGCTATAAGTAAAGATGAACTCAGGAGTTACGAAGGTTTCGCCAGCCTTGAGTTGATATTCAGAGTTGAAAGGGTTGATGCCACTAATTACTCTTAACTTGTTTTCGTGGTCTTTTTCAAATGTAAAGCGGA
This genomic window contains:
- a CDS encoding alpha-galactosidase — protein: MKYLASILLSVSFLPLSAQEIVIHTNNTALVLHVDKDKRVYQTHFGKRLLHEKEYGLLPQMGEVCISNGNGNYFEPAFHFTNSKGNETVILKYVSHQVKKGDGNSTETIVLLTDSVRNNSVRLFYKAYPKENVIVTHSEIINNDKKPITLKKYASSMLHFKAQDYYLTQFNGDWAAEASITESQLGFGKKIIDSNLGTRANMFASPFFLLSLDKKADENNGQAILGTLGWTGNFRFTFEKDHENKLRVISGINPFNSEYQLKAGETFVTPEFIFTYSDEGTGKASRNLHNWARKYRVKDGEGDRLTLLNNWEATFFDFNEKKIVDLISEAKSLGVDMFLLDDGWFGNKHPRNDDKAGLGDWQPNKKKLPNGIKALTDAAKQQGVKFGLWIEPEMINPKSELMEKHPNWVVAWNDRERYYFRNQLVLDLSNPEVQNYVYDIVDGLLTTCPDIAYFKWDCNSPLTNIYSNYEKEHQSHLFVDYVKGLYKVLDRLKAKYPKIPMMLCSGGGGRTDYEALRYFTEFWASDNTDPIDRLYIQWGFSHIFPAKTICAHVTEWNRKVDLKFKVDVAMMGKMGFDLNFSTLPKADADFCKNAVKAYNGFKDIIFKGDLYRLVSPYSNTHTATMYVDEAQKRAVVFAFDIFPRYSTAESTRLKLQGLQANKMYKVKEINRYDGKDIEVGTFSGDYLMSVGIKAFSEHRLQSRIFLVEE